The Oceanithermus desulfurans genome has a window encoding:
- a CDS encoding sugar phosphate isomerase/epimerase family protein: MRLGFSAVTAGLVDPREAFALAAELGIDIELSVDLQEMFPQLPGARELREMGRAAGVGFTVHLPFVDLNLASVVEAAWTTSLERMQRALEFAGAVDARVGVLHTGQIPLRHPILIEAAKERLARALERLGPPPVPVAVENLALDRHDLLQEPAELVRLVEGAGEGFGYTLDLPHAYVQGGEAQIRAYLEAMQASRAPLLHLHLHDNLGDRDAHLPVGAGSLPYPAFKGALAGFAGTAALEVTGGVEGVKNSLRALHAAWDI; the protein is encoded by the coding sequence GTGAGGCTGGGGTTTTCGGCGGTCACCGCCGGCCTGGTGGACCCGCGCGAGGCCTTCGCGCTCGCCGCGGAGTTGGGGATCGACATCGAGCTCAGCGTGGACCTGCAGGAGATGTTCCCCCAGCTGCCGGGCGCGCGCGAGCTGCGCGAGATGGGCCGGGCCGCGGGGGTGGGGTTCACCGTCCACCTCCCCTTCGTGGACCTGAACCTGGCCTCGGTGGTGGAGGCAGCCTGGACGACCAGTCTGGAGCGGATGCAGCGGGCGCTCGAGTTCGCAGGCGCGGTGGACGCGCGCGTGGGGGTGCTGCACACGGGGCAGATCCCGCTGCGCCATCCGATCCTGATCGAGGCGGCGAAGGAGCGGCTCGCCCGGGCGCTCGAGCGCCTGGGCCCGCCCCCGGTGCCCGTGGCCGTGGAGAACCTGGCCCTCGACCGCCATGACCTGCTCCAGGAACCCGCCGAGCTCGTCCGCCTCGTCGAGGGCGCGGGCGAGGGGTTCGGCTACACCCTCGACCTGCCCCACGCCTACGTGCAGGGCGGCGAGGCGCAGATCCGCGCCTACCTGGAGGCCATGCAGGCCTCCCGGGCGCCCCTTTTGCACCTGCACCTGCACGACAACCTGGGCGACCGCGACGCCCACCTGCCGGTGGGGGCGGGAAGCCTGCCCTACCCGGCGTTCAAGGGGGCGCTCGCGGGGTTCGCGGGTACGGCGGCGCTCGAGGTGACCGGAGGCGTCGAGGGCGTGAAAAACAGCCTGCGGGCGTTGCACGCGGCCTGGGACATTTGA
- a CDS encoding ABC transporter substrate-binding protein — protein MKRWWILALFVLAPALAQVNVTFWHSMDGPAGEAIDRFAERFNAAQSDYRVVPRYVGDYREAETKLIAALRTGSAPVLYQAEIAFFPRLVAEGTVQPLDAFTGGLDPEFVADFFEAPWNYGVVDGVRYGLPFNTSTPVLFYNADALRTLRLPVPGDWKTFEDDALKLTTRRSKGFIAILDSWIFEAMVTSRGGSLVTADGRPNFASPEAVDALAMLRRLVDKKAAIPRNLAEAQFAQLDFVRTKGMMVFASIANWPAAEKYSFAFELGVAPVPREPGGKVPMGGAELVVLKGASAEEARGAFAFWRFLMQPENLVEWIHASYYVPLRRSVLPLLEDFYAENPYRKVAFEQIARAVPRPRVPQFAVWRDYLDEALEKALKGRTDPRQALEEAQKKALEVR, from the coding sequence ATGAAACGTTGGTGGATCCTAGCCCTGTTCGTCCTGGCGCCGGCGCTGGCGCAGGTGAACGTGACGTTCTGGCACTCGATGGACGGCCCCGCCGGCGAGGCGATCGACCGCTTCGCCGAGCGCTTCAACGCCGCGCAGTCGGACTACCGGGTCGTTCCTCGTTACGTGGGCGACTACCGCGAGGCCGAAACCAAGCTGATCGCGGCGCTGCGCACCGGCAGCGCCCCGGTCCTCTACCAGGCCGAGATCGCCTTCTTCCCGCGCCTGGTGGCCGAGGGCACAGTGCAGCCGCTCGACGCCTTTACCGGCGGCCTGGACCCCGAGTTCGTGGCCGACTTCTTCGAGGCGCCCTGGAACTACGGCGTGGTCGACGGGGTGCGCTACGGGCTGCCCTTCAACACCTCCACGCCGGTGCTCTTCTACAACGCCGACGCCCTGCGCACCCTGCGCCTGCCGGTGCCGGGCGACTGGAAGACCTTCGAGGACGACGCCCTCAAGCTGACCACCCGGCGCAGCAAGGGGTTCATCGCCATCCTCGACTCCTGGATCTTCGAGGCCATGGTCACGAGCCGCGGCGGCAGCCTGGTGACCGCGGACGGCCGGCCCAACTTCGCGAGCCCCGAGGCGGTGGACGCGCTCGCGATGCTGCGGCGGCTGGTGGACAAGAAGGCCGCGATCCCGCGCAACCTGGCCGAGGCGCAGTTCGCCCAGCTCGACTTCGTGCGCACCAAGGGGATGATGGTCTTCGCCTCGATCGCCAACTGGCCGGCGGCCGAGAAGTACTCGTTCGCCTTCGAGCTGGGCGTGGCCCCGGTGCCCCGCGAGCCCGGCGGCAAGGTGCCGATGGGCGGGGCGGAGCTGGTGGTGCTGAAGGGCGCCTCCGCGGAGGAGGCCCGCGGCGCCTTCGCCTTCTGGAGGTTCCTGATGCAGCCCGAGAACCTGGTCGAGTGGATCCACGCCAGCTACTACGTGCCGCTGCGTCGGTCGGTGCTGCCGCTGCTTGAGGACTTCTACGCCGAGAACCCCTACCGCAAGGTCGCCTTCGAGCAGATCGCGCGCGCGGTGCCGCGGCCGCGGGTGCCGCAGTTCGCGGTCTGGCGCGACTACCTGGACGAAGCGCTGGAGAAGGCGCTCAAGGGGCGCACCGACCCGCGGCAGGCGCTCGAAGAGGCCCAGAAGAAGGCCCTGGAGGTCCGGTGA
- a CDS encoding carbohydrate ABC transporter permease encodes MRNLARHAFVALLVFAVALPFLWMAYAAFLPPELVYAGEITRLGFSLENFRALAPEGFWGRLVYSLGVSGLATALALLTGFPAAYALREGAPLLGLYLFLLAVPAEMLLVPLYGVLAGTHLLGSPWALVWPFAASPFVVFLLYQGLRSVPWQVVEAARIDGAGEGVVLVRVLLPMMAGHLVTAGVLSFAAHWNLVLYPRVMTSETWWTLQVWMADLVRKYPSDWGLLSAAALLGTLPLAGVYLLFERKIVETFEGSLKG; translated from the coding sequence ATGAGGAACCTCGCGCGCCACGCCTTCGTCGCCCTGCTCGTCTTCGCCGTGGCCCTGCCCTTCCTCTGGATGGCCTACGCCGCCTTTTTGCCGCCCGAGCTCGTCTACGCCGGCGAGATCACCCGGCTGGGCTTCAGCCTCGAGAACTTCCGGGCGCTGGCCCCCGAGGGCTTCTGGGGGCGGCTCGTCTACAGCCTGGGGGTGAGCGGGCTGGCCACGGCGCTGGCGCTCCTTACCGGCTTCCCCGCGGCCTACGCGCTGCGCGAGGGGGCGCCGCTGCTGGGCCTCTACCTCTTCCTGCTCGCGGTGCCGGCGGAGATGCTGCTGGTGCCGCTCTACGGCGTCCTCGCCGGCACCCACCTGCTGGGCAGCCCCTGGGCGCTCGTCTGGCCCTTCGCCGCCAGCCCCTTCGTCGTCTTCCTTCTCTACCAGGGGCTCCGGAGCGTGCCCTGGCAGGTGGTGGAGGCGGCGCGCATCGACGGCGCCGGCGAGGGGGTGGTGCTCGTGCGGGTGCTGCTGCCCATGATGGCCGGGCACCTGGTCACCGCCGGGGTGCTCTCCTTCGCCGCCCACTGGAACCTGGTCCTCTACCCGCGGGTGATGACCTCGGAAACCTGGTGGACGCTGCAGGTCTGGATGGCCGACCTGGTGCGCAAGTACCCTTCGGACTGGGGCCTGCTCTCGGCGGCGGCGCTCCTGGGCACGCTGCCGCTCGCCGGGGTGTACCTGCTCTTCGAACGCAAGATCGTGGAGACCTTCGAGGGAAGTCTGAAAGGTTAA
- a CDS encoding carbohydrate ABC transporter permease — MRPKPAWLGLAPSLVVLAVFGLYPFVEVVRFSTWDWSGLSAPRAVGLANYRELLGDPAFWHSLQVTLAFAAITLPSFLVLSLLVAFALEGQPYERWVKGLLFLPGLVTLSAAAVSWYTLLSPEYGALQTLLYALVPEDSPLAAWLVVPAWDREPFWALLLVVAFTLWRYLGYGVLVVSASLKGIPRSLLEAAWVDGATPRQAVRYVTLPLLRPAVTFLLVVGTILTLQSYVAVFLLTRGGPFGGTRVLGYFIYEVGFEQYRLGYAAAATIVLLLLTLGLAYAQARFMEER, encoded by the coding sequence ATCCGGCCCAAACCCGCGTGGCTGGGGCTGGCCCCATCGCTGGTGGTGCTGGCCGTCTTCGGCCTTTACCCCTTCGTCGAGGTGGTGCGGTTTTCCACCTGGGACTGGTCGGGGCTCTCGGCCCCCCGGGCGGTGGGCCTCGCCAACTACCGCGAGCTCCTCGGCGACCCCGCCTTCTGGCACAGCCTCCAGGTCACCCTGGCCTTCGCCGCGATCACCCTGCCCAGCTTCCTGGTGCTGTCGCTGCTCGTGGCCTTCGCGCTCGAGGGCCAACCCTACGAGCGCTGGGTCAAGGGGCTCTTGTTCCTCCCGGGCCTCGTCACCCTCTCTGCGGCGGCGGTGAGCTGGTACACCCTGCTCTCGCCCGAGTACGGCGCGCTGCAGACGCTGCTGTACGCGCTGGTGCCCGAGGACAGCCCGCTCGCGGCCTGGCTGGTCGTGCCCGCCTGGGACCGCGAGCCCTTCTGGGCGCTCCTCTTGGTGGTGGCCTTCACCCTCTGGCGCTACCTGGGCTACGGGGTGCTGGTGGTTTCGGCGAGCCTTAAGGGCATCCCCCGCTCGCTCCTGGAGGCCGCCTGGGTGGACGGGGCCACGCCGCGGCAGGCGGTGCGTTACGTGACGTTGCCGCTCCTCCGGCCCGCGGTCACCTTCCTGCTCGTCGTGGGCACGATCCTCACGTTGCAGTCCTACGTCGCCGTCTTCCTGCTCACCCGCGGCGGACCCTTCGGGGGCACGCGGGTGCTCGGCTACTTCATCTACGAGGTGGGGTTCGAGCAGTACCGCCTGGGCTACGCGGCCGCGGCGACGATCGTGCTGCTGCTGCTCACGCTGGGCCTCGCCTACGCCCAGGCGCGCTTCATGGAGGAACGCTGA
- a CDS encoding bioflim formation protein: MKRLWILVWTLAGLALASTPAYPENSAGLGYAHPGAGVFTLGVQLPVAPLGLDTGLDLEVRYPRLGVSATGKILVLPSLSVGGQFMAVGAFGELRYADPGAFGGYLGGGFSWDLPPMGPVEGALSAKLGVGYFPKGSLAASLFSYGLGLRLYYDPVALELAANDRDLFRASLLFLW; this comes from the coding sequence ATGAAACGATTGTGGATCCTGGTATGGACGCTTGCGGGCCTGGCGCTGGCCAGCACCCCCGCCTACCCCGAGAACAGCGCGGGGCTGGGCTACGCCCACCCGGGCGCGGGCGTGTTCACGCTGGGCGTGCAGCTGCCCGTAGCCCCGCTGGGCCTCGACACCGGCCTGGACCTGGAGGTGCGCTACCCGCGCCTGGGCGTGAGCGCCACCGGAAAGATCTTGGTGCTGCCCAGCCTGAGCGTGGGCGGGCAGTTCATGGCCGTGGGCGCCTTCGGCGAGCTGCGCTACGCCGACCCGGGCGCCTTCGGGGGCTACCTGGGCGGCGGCTTCAGCTGGGACCTGCCGCCGATGGGGCCGGTCGAGGGGGCGCTCAGCGCCAAGCTGGGCGTGGGCTACTTCCCCAAGGGAAGCCTGGCCGCCTCGCTGTTCAGCTACGGGCTGGGGCTCCGGCTCTACTACGACCCCGTAGCGCTCGAGCTGGCCGCGAACGACCGCGACCTCTTCCGGGCGAGCCTGCTCTTCCTCTGGTAA
- a CDS encoding antitoxin Xre/MbcA/ParS toxin-binding domain-containing protein yields the protein MRTYTPPKDKPPATEVGVRINLLTMTREMSEGVPFQLAEEIRTLLDLNKASFARKLGVDPRTLSRFRKSGRLNALASDRVYRIASLVEAATELHEGDQVRAIRWLKTPNRALGDRRPIDAIASQPDYERAMDLIGALQEGVFV from the coding sequence ATGCGCACGTACACGCCGCCCAAGGACAAGCCGCCAGCCACAGAGGTCGGCGTTCGGATCAACCTCTTGACCATGACCCGCGAGATGTCCGAGGGCGTGCCCTTCCAGCTCGCCGAAGAAATACGGACGTTGCTCGACCTCAACAAAGCGAGCTTCGCCCGCAAGCTGGGGGTGGACCCCCGCACCCTGAGCCGCTTCCGCAAGAGCGGCCGGCTCAACGCCCTGGCCAGCGACCGGGTCTACCGCATCGCCAGCCTGGTGGAGGCCGCGACCGAACTGCACGAGGGGGACCAGGTCCGGGCCATTCGCTGGCTCAAGACGCCCAACCGCGCCCTCGGTGACCGCCGCCCCATCGACGCCATCGCGTCGCAGCCCGACTACGAGCGGGCCATGGACCTGATCGGAGCCCTGCAGGAAGGGGTCTTCGTCTAG
- a CDS encoding RES family NAD+ phosphorylase, with protein sequence MARRLLWRITRKDRVQGAFTGKGAAKYGGRWNEKGTPVVYTAESLAGAMVELLAYYKDVRTLETRVYFRMDVDEELILGLDPNALPDDWRAFPYPPSAQKIGTLWHREAPSVGLRVPSVLIPETYNVLLNPEHPEFHRVTIDGPYPLAVDGRLADLVEAAYGRGGKG encoded by the coding sequence GTGGCCCGACGGCTTCTTTGGCGGATTACCCGTAAGGACCGGGTTCAAGGAGCATTTACGGGAAAGGGAGCCGCCAAGTACGGAGGGCGCTGGAACGAGAAGGGCACCCCGGTCGTCTACACCGCCGAGTCGCTGGCCGGCGCGATGGTGGAGCTGCTCGCCTACTACAAGGACGTGCGCACGCTCGAAACGCGCGTCTATTTCCGGATGGACGTGGACGAGGAGCTGATCTTGGGCCTTGACCCGAACGCCCTGCCCGACGATTGGCGCGCCTTCCCCTACCCGCCTTCTGCGCAAAAGATCGGCACCCTTTGGCACCGCGAGGCCCCGTCCGTGGGCTTGCGCGTCCCCTCGGTGCTGATTCCCGAAACGTACAACGTGCTGCTCAACCCCGAACACCCCGAGTTCCACCGGGTCACCATCGACGGGCCGTACCCCCTGGCCGTGGACGGGCGCCTGGCCGACCTCGTCGAGGCAGCCTACGGTCGCGGAGGAAAAGGGTGA
- a CDS encoding ribbon-helix-helix domain-containing protein, with amino-acid sequence MKTVRSAKISVSLPEEWLRYVEEYRERHGLTSRSEVLVLALRALREAELAEGYRQMARDYAQADEAWVDSGLEETLDLMDRG; translated from the coding sequence GTGAAGACGGTCCGTAGCGCCAAGATCAGCGTGAGCCTGCCCGAGGAGTGGCTCCGTTACGTGGAGGAGTACCGCGAGCGCCACGGCCTGACGAGCCGCAGCGAGGTGTTGGTTCTGGCCTTGCGGGCCCTGCGCGAGGCCGAGCTGGCCGAGGGGTACCGGCAGATGGCGCGGGACTACGCGCAGGCCGACGAAGCGTGGGTGGACTCGGGACTCGAAGAAACGCTGGACCTCATGGACCGGGGGTAG
- a CDS encoding type II toxin-antitoxin system PemK/MazF family toxin, whose protein sequence is MPTCWRGDVVLVDFDPARSGEAAKTRPAVVVSSNVVNAAAPVVVVVPLTSNLSRVYPSELVLPAARIGTRSDSKAQTHLVRHVSKRRVVKVIGHVPADLMEALDGRLREVLGL, encoded by the coding sequence GTGCCGACCTGCTGGCGTGGCGACGTGGTGCTGGTGGACTTCGACCCGGCACGCTCCGGCGAGGCGGCCAAGACGCGCCCGGCCGTCGTGGTGTCGAGCAACGTCGTCAACGCCGCCGCCCCGGTGGTTGTGGTCGTTCCCTTAACCTCGAACCTTAGCCGGGTCTACCCCAGCGAGCTGGTGCTGCCCGCGGCCCGCATCGGCACCCGTAGCGACAGCAAAGCCCAAACGCACCTGGTCCGCCACGTGAGCAAACGCCGCGTCGTCAAGGTGATCGGGCACGTTCCCGCGGACCTCATGGAAGCGCTGGACGGACGGCTCAGAGAAGTGTTGGGGTTGTAG
- a CDS encoding restriction endonuclease, with the protein MGEYDSAPGVMRYDRDVRIATIPAVKAGWINKTKTGQWSVTDKGRKALEKYSDPEEMGRDLRKIYNEWRRKHKKPKSPTPAVDEGISEQEVEHAAIALEEARESAWLEIQDYLHRLDPYDFQKLVAALLRGMGYHVDWVAPPGPDRGIDIIAHQDPLGVSGPRIKVQVKRQASRVDVKDMRGFIAVLGEGDIGVFVSIGGFTREAENEVRRLENRRVMLVDIERLVELWIEYYKTIPEEYRRLLPLIPVYFLDARD; encoded by the coding sequence ATGGGTGAATACGATAGCGCCCCTGGCGTCATGCGATACGACAGAGATGTGCGCATTGCCACAATTCCCGCGGTCAAAGCCGGTTGGATAAACAAGACAAAAACGGGTCAATGGAGCGTTACGGACAAAGGTAGAAAAGCTCTCGAAAAGTATTCTGACCCCGAAGAAATGGGGCGCGATTTACGAAAAATCTACAATGAGTGGAGGCGAAAACACAAGAAGCCCAAGTCGCCGACACCGGCAGTCGACGAAGGTATCAGTGAGCAAGAGGTTGAACATGCAGCCATAGCGTTGGAAGAAGCACGCGAGAGCGCCTGGTTAGAAATTCAAGATTACCTACACAGGCTAGACCCCTACGATTTTCAGAAACTTGTTGCAGCATTGCTTCGTGGCATGGGCTACCACGTGGATTGGGTTGCTCCGCCCGGACCCGACAGGGGCATCGACATCATCGCCCACCAAGACCCGCTAGGTGTGTCCGGTCCCCGGATTAAGGTTCAGGTTAAGCGCCAGGCTTCGCGGGTAGACGTAAAAGATATGCGTGGCTTCATTGCGGTATTGGGAGAGGGCGATATTGGTGTATTTGTAAGCATCGGGGGCTTTACCCGAGAAGCCGAAAACGAGGTCAGGCGCCTCGAAAACCGTAGGGTCATGCTTGTCGATATAGAGCGATTGGTTGAGTTGTGGATCGAATACTATAAAACCATCCCTGAGGAATACCGTCGTTTGCTGCCGCTCATACCTGTCTACTTTTTGGATGCGCGCGACTAA
- the typA gene encoding translational GTPase TypA translates to MELRNLAIIAHVDHGKTTLVDAMLKQAHALGRGHEDDELIMDTGELERERGITILAKNTAVVWNGVKINIVDTPGHADFGGEVERALSMVDGVLLLVDAAEGPMPQTRFVLQKALEAGLMPIVVLNKVDKPEARAEEVLNETFDLMVELGATDEQANFPYLYAVGREGRAWREGEEPRDLTPLFETILEHIPEPRVEEGPFQLRVANLDYSSYLGKIAIGKVHRGSVSKGETVVIVGAAGEPRKVKVTAAFTHQGLSRLETTEVLTGDIVALAGMEGVQIGDTVTHKLHPEPLPRLVVDEPTVAITLTPNTSPFAGREGRYVTSRQLAERLYRELETNVALRLVEPRPDTFELRGRGEMHLSVLFEQMRREGYEFTVGQPQVLFKYEGGRRLEPYEYLVVDVPEAKFGGVMENLGQRKAEMQQMEPTGGRIRAEYVVPARALFGFRSQLLSLTGGEGLSSHTFHGYGPYAGELKTRTTGSAVSMENGVAFAYSLFKLQERVTFFIEPGTEVYVGMIVGENAREGDMNVNVTKNKKLTNVRAAGSDENIKLVPPRRMTLEEALEFLAPDELLEVTPRSLRLRKAVLDPGQRKRVERGKEPR, encoded by the coding sequence ATGGAACTCCGCAACCTTGCCATCATTGCCCACGTCGACCACGGGAAGACCACCCTGGTCGACGCGATGCTGAAACAGGCCCACGCGCTCGGGCGGGGCCACGAAGACGACGAACTGATCATGGACACCGGCGAGCTCGAGCGCGAGCGCGGGATCACCATCCTCGCGAAGAACACCGCCGTGGTCTGGAACGGCGTCAAGATCAACATCGTCGACACCCCCGGCCACGCCGACTTCGGCGGCGAGGTGGAGCGGGCGCTCTCGATGGTCGACGGGGTGCTGCTCCTCGTCGACGCCGCCGAAGGCCCCATGCCGCAGACCCGCTTCGTGCTGCAGAAGGCGCTCGAGGCCGGGCTTATGCCCATCGTGGTGCTCAACAAGGTGGACAAGCCCGAGGCCCGGGCCGAGGAGGTGCTGAACGAGACCTTCGACCTGATGGTCGAGCTGGGGGCCACCGACGAGCAGGCCAACTTCCCCTACCTCTACGCCGTCGGTCGCGAGGGCCGGGCCTGGCGCGAAGGTGAGGAGCCGCGCGACCTGACCCCGCTCTTCGAGACGATCCTCGAACACATCCCCGAGCCGCGGGTCGAGGAAGGCCCCTTCCAGCTGCGGGTGGCCAACCTGGACTACTCCAGCTACCTGGGCAAGATCGCCATCGGCAAGGTGCACCGCGGCTCGGTCAGCAAGGGCGAGACGGTGGTCATCGTCGGGGCCGCCGGCGAGCCGCGCAAGGTCAAGGTGACGGCCGCCTTCACCCACCAGGGCCTCAGCCGCCTGGAGACCACCGAGGTCCTCACCGGCGACATCGTGGCGCTGGCGGGGATGGAGGGGGTGCAGATCGGCGACACCGTCACCCACAAGCTCCACCCCGAGCCGCTTCCGCGCCTGGTCGTCGACGAGCCCACCGTGGCCATCACCCTCACCCCCAACACCTCGCCCTTCGCCGGCCGTGAGGGCCGGTACGTGACCAGCCGCCAGCTGGCCGAGCGGCTCTACCGCGAACTGGAGACCAACGTGGCGCTGCGCCTGGTCGAGCCACGGCCCGACACCTTCGAGCTGCGCGGCCGCGGCGAAATGCACTTGAGCGTGCTCTTTGAGCAGATGCGGCGCGAGGGCTACGAGTTCACCGTGGGCCAGCCCCAGGTGCTCTTCAAGTACGAAGGCGGCCGCAGGCTCGAGCCCTACGAGTACCTGGTGGTGGACGTGCCCGAGGCCAAGTTTGGCGGGGTGATGGAGAACCTGGGCCAGCGCAAGGCCGAGATGCAGCAGATGGAGCCTACGGGCGGCCGCATCCGCGCCGAATACGTGGTGCCCGCGCGGGCGCTGTTCGGCTTTCGCAGCCAGCTCCTCAGCCTGACCGGCGGCGAGGGCCTCTCGAGCCACACCTTCCACGGCTACGGCCCCTACGCCGGCGAGCTGAAGACCCGCACCACCGGCAGCGCCGTCTCCATGGAAAACGGCGTGGCCTTCGCCTACTCGCTGTTCAAGTTGCAGGAGCGGGTGACCTTCTTCATCGAGCCCGGCACCGAGGTGTACGTGGGGATGATCGTGGGCGAGAACGCCCGCGAGGGCGACATGAACGTCAACGTGACCAAGAACAAGAAGCTGACCAACGTGCGCGCCGCCGGCTCCGACGAGAACATCAAGCTGGTCCCGCCGCGCCGGATGACGCTCGAGGAGGCGCTTGAGTTCTTGGCCCCCGACGAGTTGCTGGAAGTCACGCCGCGTAGCCTGCGCCTGCGCAAGGCCGTGCTCGACCCCGGCCAGCGCAAGCGGGTGGAGCGGGGCAAAGAGCCGAGGTAG
- a CDS encoding phosphoribosyltransferase, giving the protein MGEARTLPELEGQSRVFEDRADAGRVLARWLAPAWKRAAGGIVLAVPAGGVPVGLELARGLELPLDLIFVRKLHYPDNPEAGFGALGEGGELLVDPEAAAVLGPQAVARVVEHERKDLARRVRRLRGDRPPPDLEGRAVLVVDDGLASGSTMLVAVREARARGAERVEVAVPTASRDAARRVAAAADRVWVANLRPGPPFAVADAYRRWRDLSLDEVAALLRG; this is encoded by the coding sequence ATGGGCGAGGCGCGCACGCTGCCCGAGCTGGAGGGGCAAAGCCGGGTCTTCGAGGACCGGGCGGACGCCGGGCGGGTGCTGGCGCGCTGGCTGGCGCCCGCGTGGAAGCGGGCCGCGGGCGGCATCGTGCTGGCCGTGCCCGCCGGGGGCGTGCCGGTGGGGCTCGAGCTGGCCCGGGGTCTGGAGCTCCCCCTGGACCTGATCTTCGTGCGCAAGCTGCACTACCCGGACAACCCCGAGGCCGGCTTCGGCGCCCTGGGCGAGGGCGGCGAGCTGCTCGTCGACCCCGAGGCGGCCGCGGTTCTGGGCCCCCAGGCGGTGGCCCGCGTCGTCGAACACGAGCGGAAAGACCTCGCCCGGCGCGTCCGCCGCCTCCGCGGGGACCGTCCGCCGCCCGACCTGGAAGGGCGCGCGGTGCTCGTCGTCGACGACGGTCTGGCCAGCGGTTCGACGATGCTCGTGGCCGTGCGCGAGGCCCGCGCCCGCGGTGCGGAACGGGTGGAGGTGGCCGTGCCCACGGCCTCCCGGGACGCGGCCCGGCGCGTGGCCGCAGCCGCCGACCGGGTCTGGGTCGCCAACCTGCGCCCCGGCCCGCCCTTCGCCGTGGCCGACGCCTACCGGCGCTGGCGCGACCTGAGCCTGGACGAGGTGGCGGCGCTGCTGCGCGGCTGA